The Flavobacterium johnsoniae UW101 genomic interval AATCGAACTAGTAAGGAATTAGCCAATCATTTAGGCAAAACCGTATCAACTGTTTCGCGTTGGTGTACAAATGAAGCTCAGCCTTCTATTGAAACGCTTTATGAGGTTGCTAAATATTTGAAGGTTGATATTCGGGAGTTGTTGCTTTCGACTGGGAACAAATCATAAAAAAACGCTTTCTTGTAAGGAAAGCGTTTTTTTGTAAGTTGAAAATTCTAAAACTTTATGACAAAACTAAATCAGCGCTGGTTAGCTTTACCTTTGGTTTGCCCAATTTTATTACAGCTTCTTGTACTTTAGTTTGATCTTCTTTTGAAAGGAATACTGGAATCAAAACCGCTATTTCTATTTTTAATAGTCGATTTATCACTATTAAATCTCTCAAAGTAAATGGTTTAATACCATTCATAAGTTCAGACATATACGTTTTGCTTTTATGACCTAAAATTAAAGCCAGATTTTCCTGAGTTAATTCAAGTTCTTTGAGTTTCTTTCTTATTATTTGTTTCCTATTTTCAAGAAACAATCTCTCCAGTTCTGCTATGCGTTCAGATTTATCACTTTCTAAAATTTTTTGATCATCAATTTTATCAACATCATTCCATTCTGAATTTTCATACTTCTGAATTATGTCACGTAAATTAGATCTTAAGTTTTTAAAATGTATATTATCTTTCGCCAAAAGCCTTAATTTTCGGTCAGCAATAAGAGCTCTTTCATAATCTAGTTCGTTTGTGATTACGCCTCTTTCTACTATTTTTTCTATATCAAAATGTGTTTTCATTATTCTATATAGTTATTTTTTCGTAACCATTTTTCAATAGTTGCTTTGTTATTTTTAAATGTTGATTCATATTCCTGATGCGTTCCTGCCCATACAATTGTAGCCTCACCATCCTCATCAAGCTCAATCAATATAAGTGTTCTATGGATATTAATATTGAAGAAATAAAAACCGTCGTTGTGCACACAATCTGCATCATTTCTAATTTCGTCAATACTATTTTCATTAGAATTAAACCTTTCTAAATCAGCAATTAACTTATCAATTTCATCGCATAGTTTTTTATTACCTATATTTTTCTTTTTAATTTTTAAAATCGTCTTTTTCCCAATAATCCTCATAATATCAACTTAGCAAAGATAATTAAAAGTTCTTATATAAACCGAACTTTTAATTAATAGTTCATTTTAAATCCATTTAAATTTTACTGCAAGATTTCTATTTCATTAAATTCAAAAAAAGTTATCTCTTAAAGCAAACTTACAATTTTATTTCAATTTTTAACACGTATTTACTTTCTTTTAAATTATTATAATGTGTGAAAAATTTTTAAAAAGCAAAAAAAAAACGCTTCCTTTTATCAAAGAAGCGTTTCTAAAATTATAAGAGTTTGAAGAAAATTTAATTTCCATTAAAAACCAAATACAAAACCAAAATTGTCAATCCCAGCAAACCAAACAAAAGCTTCACCTTTTTGCTAGTTTTAGGAATATCCGTTTCATCTGAAACATTAACTTCAGGGTTTTTATCGGTTAAAGAAATAATAACGGCTGTAATTAAAAGCACCGCAAAAATGTAAAACGAAATCAATAAAAAGTGAGGCCAAACTGGATATTTATCGGCAGGGAAAATCCATAAATATAAAACTCCAACAAACAAACTAAATGCAGAACCCCAAGAAAGCGTTGCATTTACGGCTTTTTTAGTGGTGCGTTTCCAGAAAACACTCAAAAGGAAAACAACAGATAACGAAGGC includes:
- a CDS encoding helix-turn-helix transcriptional regulator, which codes for MSKLKLNRIKVVLVENNRTSKELANHLGKTVSTVSRWCTNEAQPSIETLYEVAKYLKVDIRELLLSTGNKS
- a CDS encoding helix-turn-helix domain-containing protein — translated: MKTHFDIEKIVERGVITNELDYERALIADRKLRLLAKDNIHFKNLRSNLRDIIQKYENSEWNDVDKIDDQKILESDKSERIAELERLFLENRKQIIRKKLKELELTQENLALILGHKSKTYMSELMNGIKPFTLRDLIVINRLLKIEIAVLIPVFLSKEDQTKVQEAVIKLGKPKVKLTSADLVLS
- a CDS encoding type II toxin-antitoxin system HigB family toxin, translating into MRIIGKKTILKIKKKNIGNKKLCDEIDKLIADLERFNSNENSIDEIRNDADCVHNDGFYFFNINIHRTLILIELDEDGEATIVWAGTHQEYESTFKNNKATIEKWLRKNNYIE